A part of Campylobacter concisus genomic DNA contains:
- a CDS encoding preprotein translocase subunit SecE: MEKIINYIRLSKLEIMKVIYPTKEQIRNAFFAVFIVVAVVSLFLALVDVIMSFVLSKVI, from the coding sequence ATGGAAAAAATTATAAACTATATTAGGCTTTCTAAATTGGAAATAATGAAGGTTATCTATCCTACAAAAGAACAAATTAGAAATGCTTTTTTTGCAGTTTTTATCGTAGTTGCTGTTGTATCACTTTTTTTAGCTCTTGTTGATGTTATTATGTCCTTTGTTTTATCTAAAGTTATATGA
- the tuf gene encoding elongation factor Tu (EF-Tu; promotes GTP-dependent binding of aminoacyl-tRNA to the A-site of ribosomes during protein biosynthesis; when the tRNA anticodon matches the mRNA codon, GTP hydrolysis results; the inactive EF-Tu-GDP leaves the ribosome and release of GDP is promoted by elongation factor Ts; many prokaryotes have two copies of the gene encoding EF-Tu), whose protein sequence is MAKEKFSRNKPHVNIGTIGHVDHGKTTLTAAISAVLSRKGLAELKDYDNIDNAPEEKERGITIATSHIEYETEKRHYAHVDCPGHADYVKNMITGAAQMDGAILVVSAADGPMPQTREHILLSRQVGVPYIVVFMNKADMVDDAELLELVEMEIRELLNEYNFPGDDTPIVSGSALKALEEAKAGQDGEWSAKIMELMDAVDSYIPTPVRATDKDLLMPIEDVFSISGRGTVVTGRIEKGVIKVGDTIEIVGIKPTQTTTVTGVEMFRKEMDQGEAGDNVGVLLRGTKKEDVERGMVLCKPKSITPHTKFEGEVYILTKEEGGRHTPFFNNYRPQFYVRTTDVTGSITLPEGTEMVMPGDNVRISVELIAPVALEEGTRFAIREGGRTVGSGVVSKILG, encoded by the coding sequence ATGGCTAAAGAAAAATTTTCACGTAACAAGCCGCACGTAAACATAGGTACTATTGGTCACGTAGATCATGGTAAAACTACATTAACAGCTGCAATATCTGCTGTTCTTTCACGCAAAGGACTTGCTGAGCTAAAAGATTATGATAATATTGATAATGCTCCAGAAGAAAAAGAGCGTGGTATTACAATTGCTACTTCACATATTGAGTACGAGACAGAGAAACGCCACTATGCCCACGTTGACTGCCCTGGTCACGCCGACTATGTAAAAAATATGATTACAGGTGCTGCGCAAATGGATGGAGCTATTCTGGTTGTTTCTGCAGCTGATGGCCCAATGCCACAAACTAGAGAGCATATTTTGTTATCACGCCAAGTCGGTGTTCCATACATTGTTGTTTTCATGAACAAAGCTGATATGGTTGATGATGCTGAGCTACTTGAATTGGTTGAAATGGAAATCCGCGAATTGCTTAATGAGTATAATTTCCCGGGTGATGATACACCTATTGTTTCTGGGTCAGCGCTTAAAGCTCTTGAAGAAGCAAAAGCTGGTCAAGATGGTGAATGGTCGGCAAAAATTATGGAATTAATGGACGCAGTTGATAGCTATATCCCAACTCCAGTTCGTGCAACAGATAAAGACCTTCTTATGCCAATAGAAGATGTTTTTTCGATTTCAGGTCGTGGTACAGTTGTAACTGGTAGAATCGAAAAAGGTGTTATAAAAGTTGGTGACACAATTGAGATTGTTGGTATTAAGCCAACTCAAACAACAACAGTTACTGGTGTTGAAATGTTTAGAAAAGAGATGGATCAAGGTGAAGCTGGTGATAATGTTGGCGTTCTTCTCCGTGGTACTAAGAAAGAGGATGTTGAGCGTGGTATGGTTCTTTGCAAGCCTAAATCAATTACCCCTCATACAAAATTTGAAGGCGAAGTCTATATCTTGACAAAAGAAGAAGGTGGTCGCCATACTCCTTTCTTTAATAACTATAGACCACAATTCTACGTAAGAACAACTGATGTTACTGGTTCAATTACGCTTCCAGAAGGAACAGAGATGGTTATGCCAGGTGATAATGTGAGAATTTCTGTTGAATTGATTGCTCCAGTAGCACTTGAGGAAGGCACTCGTTTCGCTATCCGTGAAGGTGGTAGGACTGTTGGTTCAGGTGTTGTTTCAAAAATACTTGGTTAA
- a CDS encoding ABC transporter: MHSDKIKDELLQCLVIFTKLHNNPYSADALTIGLPVKDGDEIELFSLKSSRSLFSRAASRAGFASTLVRKDLEQISPLVLPCILMLRGKKACILQSFSKDKKTANIITPELSTGTSTIEISKLKEEYLGYAYYLKREFVPEDTSSTKLIDAGNDHWFWGTLKRSKKIYFDVVLASFIINLFVLASPLFTMNVYDRVVPNNAVETLWVLALGVSVVYGIDLFLKFVRSYFLEIAGKKSDIIMSSILFERVMDMKFSNKPKSVGSFASNLKEFDTVRNFFSSASLAAIVDLPFAIIFLIVTYFIGSYIVLVPIVIMIAILCYTFFIKDPLQNAIKSTFEASAIKNGILIESLSSLETIKTLGASGHIQWNWEEATGEIANRSIKSKIITTSITTVTSFLVQLNTIAIIVLGVYMIQDTHLTMGGLIAAVMLSSRAIAPMGQVASLAANFEQTKTAYQSLSKIMQMPVERPEGKKFVRRNSFDGKIEFKNVSFTYPDTTKGSLDRINFVIQPGEKVGIIGKNGSGKTTLQKLILGLYSPTEGSVLIDGIDINQIDPADLRRNIGYVPQDVVLFKGTVRENIVQKAPYVDDIQIIKAAKVSGVDEYVNAHPLGFDMPVFERGDGISGGQRQSIAVARAFLLDSPIILLDEPTNSLDNTVENKLKINLKTNTANKTMLLVTHRMSMLDLVDRLIVMDNGKILLDGPRDEVLARLSGK; the protein is encoded by the coding sequence ATGCATAGTGATAAGATAAAAGATGAACTGCTTCAATGTTTGGTTATTTTTACCAAGCTTCATAATAATCCATACAGTGCCGATGCTTTAACTATTGGCTTGCCAGTAAAAGATGGCGATGAGATTGAGCTTTTTTCACTTAAAAGCTCAAGATCTTTATTTTCTCGTGCTGCTTCTCGTGCTGGTTTTGCTTCTACCCTTGTAAGAAAAGATCTTGAGCAAATCTCTCCTTTAGTTTTACCTTGCATTTTAATGCTTAGAGGCAAAAAAGCTTGCATCTTGCAATCTTTTAGTAAAGATAAAAAGACAGCAAATATCATAACGCCAGAACTTTCAACTGGTACTAGCACGATAGAAATAAGTAAATTAAAAGAAGAATATTTAGGCTATGCATACTATCTAAAGCGCGAGTTTGTTCCAGAGGATACTAGCTCAACAAAGCTAATTGATGCGGGCAATGACCACTGGTTTTGGGGAACTCTAAAACGTTCAAAAAAGATTTATTTTGATGTTGTTCTTGCAAGTTTTATTATAAATTTATTTGTTCTTGCTAGTCCGCTTTTTACGATGAACGTATATGACCGTGTCGTGCCAAATAATGCGGTTGAGACACTTTGGGTCTTGGCACTTGGTGTAAGTGTAGTTTATGGCATAGATCTTTTTTTAAAATTTGTAAGATCATATTTTCTTGAGATTGCTGGCAAAAAGAGTGACATCATAATGAGCTCTATTTTATTTGAGCGCGTTATGGATATGAAATTTAGCAATAAACCAAAATCTGTTGGCTCATTCGCTAGTAATCTAAAAGAGTTTGATACGGTTAGAAATTTCTTCTCGTCAGCCTCATTGGCAGCCATTGTCGATCTTCCATTTGCGATCATTTTCTTGATAGTTACTTATTTTATAGGAAGCTATATCGTACTCGTGCCAATTGTTATTATGATAGCTATTTTGTGTTATACATTTTTTATAAAAGATCCACTTCAAAATGCTATTAAGAGTACATTTGAGGCTTCGGCTATAAAAAATGGAATTTTGATAGAGAGTCTTAGTAGTCTTGAGACCATCAAAACTCTTGGTGCTAGCGGACATATACAGTGGAACTGGGAAGAGGCAACCGGTGAAATAGCAAATAGAAGCATTAAATCAAAAATTATCACAACTTCGATAACCACTGTTACATCTTTTTTAGTGCAATTAAATACTATTGCCATCATTGTTCTTGGCGTCTATATGATACAAGATACGCATCTTACAATGGGTGGTCTTATCGCTGCGGTTATGCTTAGCTCTCGTGCTATCGCTCCTATGGGACAGGTGGCTTCACTAGCTGCAAATTTTGAGCAGACAAAAACAGCCTATCAAAGTCTTAGTAAGATTATGCAAATGCCTGTTGAAAGGCCAGAAGGTAAAAAATTTGTTAGAAGAAATTCTTTTGATGGAAAGATCGAGTTTAAAAATGTAAGTTTTACATATCCAGATACCACAAAAGGTTCGCTTGATAGGATAAATTTTGTTATTCAGCCAGGTGAAAAAGTTGGCATTATAGGCAAAAATGGCTCCGGAAAAACTACTTTACAAAAGCTCATTTTGGGACTTTACTCACCAACCGAAGGCTCAGTACTAATCGATGGTATTGATATTAATCAAATCGATCCAGCCGATCTTAGGCGAAACATCGGCTACGTTCCGCAAGATGTTGTGCTTTTTAAAGGAACGGTTAGAGAAAATATTGTTCAAAAAGCACCATATGTTGATGATATTCAGATTATAAAAGCAGCTAAAGTAAGCGGAGTTGATGAATATGTAAATGCTCATCCGCTTGGATTTGACATGCCAGTTTTTGAAAGAGGCGATGGCATAAGTGGTGGGCAGCGTCAAAGCATAGCTGTGGCTAGGGCATTTTTGCTAGATAGTCCTATTATTTTGCTTGATGAGCCAACAAATTCTCTTGATAATACAGTTGAAAATAAGTTAAAAATAAATTTAAAGACAAATACAGCAAATAAAACGATGCTGCTTGTTACACATAGGATGTCGATGCTAGATCTTGTTGATAGACTTATAGTTATGGACAATGGCAAAATTTTATTGGACGGACCAAGAGATGAAGTTTTAGCAAGACTTAGTGGGAAGTGA
- a CDS encoding hemolysin secretion protein D, with protein MQEDIKNKQNENPKNEKRLISENNIKEQEEASNKILNSVDDIKSNLQTKNYDAYDLKFMSSLSEAVLAKAPSTSKKILYAVSITVFWLLVWASWAQIDEITRGSGKIIPSGKNQAIQNLEGGIVDQIFVKEGDEVKKDQILIRLDNKNFTSSYGESKLRLDELQAKFMRLDAEANDQEFDYDEARDANNSKAIRYELSLHNSNIDHLNEQIGILTEQIHQRQSELVELKNKISQTQNSYNLVLKEKAIMEPIFKKGLVSEVEYIQLQRRVNDLRGELDAAVLAVPRVESTIKEAKNKIEEAKLAFKNNAKKELNEVSAEIARINESQISLSDRVERTYVRSPVNGIVSKMMVHTVSGVIKPGENIAEIVPLEDKLVAEVKVKPADVAFLRPGLDTMVKFTAYDFSIYGGLKGKVTQISADTETNEKTGESYYLVRIETEKNYLGSEKKPLRIKVGMIVSADIITGKKTILDYLLKPILKAKQNALTER; from the coding sequence ATGCAAGAAGATATCAAGAATAAACAAAATGAAAATCCAAAAAATGAAAAAAGATTAATTTCTGAAAATAACATAAAAGAACAAGAGGAAGCTAGTAATAAAATTTTAAATAGTGTAGATGACATAAAGTCTAATCTTCAAACAAAAAATTATGATGCTTATGATTTGAAATTTATGTCAAGTCTTTCAGAAGCGGTTTTGGCAAAGGCTCCATCGACTTCAAAAAAGATACTTTATGCAGTTAGTATAACTGTATTTTGGCTTCTTGTTTGGGCCTCTTGGGCACAAATAGATGAGATCACAAGAGGCAGTGGTAAAATCATCCCGTCTGGAAAAAACCAAGCGATACAAAATCTTGAAGGCGGTATAGTCGATCAAATTTTTGTAAAAGAGGGTGACGAAGTCAAGAAAGATCAAATTCTAATAAGGCTAGATAATAAAAATTTTACGAGTAGTTATGGCGAGTCAAAACTAAGACTTGATGAACTTCAAGCAAAATTTATGAGACTTGATGCTGAGGCAAATGATCAGGAATTCGACTACGACGAAGCTAGAGATGCGAACAATAGTAAAGCCATAAGATATGAGCTAAGTTTGCATAATTCAAATATTGATCACTTAAATGAGCAAATAGGAATTTTAACAGAGCAAATTCATCAACGCCAGAGTGAATTAGTCGAACTAAAAAATAAAATTTCTCAAACTCAAAATAGCTATAATCTTGTTCTAAAAGAAAAGGCCATTATGGAGCCAATCTTTAAAAAAGGTCTTGTTAGTGAGGTTGAATACATCCAGCTTCAAAGACGTGTAAATGATCTAAGAGGCGAGCTCGATGCTGCTGTTCTTGCTGTGCCAAGAGTTGAATCAACTATAAAAGAAGCGAAAAATAAGATCGAAGAAGCAAAACTTGCTTTTAAAAACAATGCAAAAAAAGAGCTAAATGAAGTTTCAGCAGAGATCGCAAGGATAAATGAATCACAAATCAGTCTAAGCGATAGAGTAGAAAGAACATATGTAAGATCTCCAGTAAATGGTATCGTCAGCAAGATGATGGTTCATACAGTATCAGGAGTTATCAAGCCTGGTGAAAATATTGCCGAGATCGTTCCTCTTGAGGATAAATTGGTTGCTGAAGTAAAAGTAAAACCGGCTGATGTTGCATTTTTGAGGCCTGGGCTTGATACGATGGTTAAATTTACGGCCTATGATTTTAGTATTTACGGTGGTTTAAAAGGCAAAGTAACGCAGATTAGTGCCGATACGGAGACTAATGAAAAAACTGGCGAGAGCTATTATTTGGTCAGGATAGAAACTGAGAAAAATTATCTTGGTAGCGAAAAAAAACCGCTTAGAATAAAAGTTGGTATGATAGTCTCAGCTGATATCATTACCGGTAAAAAGACAATACTTGATTATTTATTAAAGCCTATTTTAAAGGCAAAGCAAAATGCCTTAACGGAGAGGTAA
- a CDS encoding 50S ribosomal protein L10, translating to MTRNEKTEVVAKLESEFKTAEAIIVCDYRGLSVKKLEVLRNSAKEQNVKVQVIKNTLANIALKNSDKVGMELKDTNIYLWSEDQLAVTKVAAKFEESNADLFKIKTAYIDGEVASVDKVKALSKMPSRDELIAMLLQVWNAPIQNFTIGLNALKEKKEQSA from the coding sequence GTGACACGTAACGAAAAAACTGAAGTTGTTGCAAAATTAGAGAGTGAATTTAAAACTGCTGAAGCTATTATAGTTTGTGACTATCGTGGTCTTTCAGTAAAGAAACTTGAAGTTTTAAGAAATTCTGCTAAAGAACAAAATGTAAAAGTTCAGGTTATTAAAAATACTCTTGCAAATATTGCTCTTAAAAATTCTGATAAAGTCGGGATGGAACTCAAAGATACAAATATCTATCTTTGGAGTGAAGATCAATTAGCAGTAACTAAAGTAGCCGCAAAATTTGAAGAGTCTAATGCTGATCTTTTCAAAATAAAAACAGCTTATATTGATGGCGAAGTTGCTAGTGTTGATAAAGTTAAAGCTCTATCTAAAATGCCTAGCCGTGATGAGCTTATTGCGATGCTTTTACAAGTTTGGAATGCACCAATTCAAAATTTCACAATTGGTTTGAATGCGCTTAAAGAGAAAAAAGAACAATCAGCTTAA
- a CDS encoding 50S ribosomal protein L1: protein MGKTSKRFQDLLKKVEQDKIYNLSEAIDTVKTLASAKFNETVEIALKLNVDPRHADQMVRGSVVLPAGTGKTVRVAVIAKDAKADEAKVAGADIVGADDLVEDIQKGIMNFDVLIATPNLMGLVGKVGRILGPKGLMPNPKTGTVTMDVAQAVNNAKSGQVNFRVDKQGNIHAGLGKVNFTKEQLNENISTFIKAINKHKPATAKGRYVKNASLSLTMSPSIALDTQEVMDLK, encoded by the coding sequence ATGGGAAAAACTAGTAAGAGATTTCAAGATTTGCTCAAAAAAGTAGAGCAAGATAAAATTTATAACCTTAGTGAGGCTATTGATACAGTTAAAACTCTGGCTTCTGCTAAATTTAATGAAACAGTTGAGATTGCATTAAAATTAAATGTTGATCCAAGACATGCTGATCAAATGGTTCGTGGTTCAGTTGTTTTGCCGGCTGGTACAGGTAAAACTGTAAGAGTTGCTGTTATTGCAAAAGATGCTAAAGCTGATGAGGCAAAAGTAGCTGGTGCTGATATTGTTGGTGCAGATGATTTGGTTGAAGATATTCAAAAAGGTATAATGAATTTTGATGTTCTTATAGCTACTCCAAATTTAATGGGCCTTGTAGGTAAGGTCGGTAGAATTTTGGGACCAAAAGGATTAATGCCAAATCCAAAAACTGGTACAGTTACAATGGATGTTGCACAAGCAGTTAATAATGCAAAAAGTGGTCAAGTAAATTTCCGTGTTGATAAGCAAGGAAATATACATGCAGGCCTTGGTAAAGTTAATTTTACTAAAGAACAATTAAATGAAAATATTTCAACATTTATTAAAGCGATCAATAAGCATAAGCCTGCAACTGCAAAGGGTAGATATGTTAAAAATGCTTCGTTGTCTTTGACAATGAGCCCATCTATAGCTCTTGATACTCAAGAAGTTATGGACTTAAAATAA
- a CDS encoding 50S ribosomal protein L33 — MRIKIGLKCSESGDINYTTTKNSKTTTDKVELKKYCPRLKKHTIHKEVKLKS, encoded by the coding sequence ATGAGAATTAAAATTGGTTTAAAATGCTCCGAAAGTGGTGATATAAATTATACAACAACTAAAAATAGTAAAACTACTACGGATAAAGTTGAACTTAAAAAGTATTGCCCAAGATTAAAAAAACATACTATTCATAAAGAAGTTAAATTAAAAAGTTAA
- a CDS encoding flagellar biosynthesis protein, protein MQFLPWAIILLLIYVIYFLMIRYEKRISTLSKLIEQNSDGIKENRDLIGQNRSLIEKNKHDIEKNTKDIITNVEKVDIDLED, encoded by the coding sequence ATGCAATTTTTACCTTGGGCGATAATTTTATTGCTAATTTACGTAATTTATTTTCTAATGATACGTTATGAGAAAAGAATATCAACTCTTAGCAAATTAATTGAACAAAATAGCGATGGCATTAAAGAAAATAGGGATTTGATTGGACAAAATAGATCACTTATTGAAAAAAATAAACATGATATCGAAAAAAATACAAAAGACATCATAACAAATGTTGAAAAAGTAGATATCGATTTGGAAGACTAA
- a CDS encoding transcription termination/antitermination protein NusG produces MSHKWYAIQTYAGSEMAVKRGIENLVKDHGIEDQLKEIIVPTEDVIEIKNGKQKINERTLYPGYAFACLDLDTALWHRIQSLPKVGRFIGEAKKPTPLSEKDINTILEKVQKRAAPKPKIFFEDGESVRITEGPFANFTGIVEEYDMIHGKLRLNVSIFGRSTPVDILYSQVEKII; encoded by the coding sequence ATGTCACATAAATGGTATGCTATACAGACTTACGCTGGAAGCGAAATGGCAGTAAAAAGAGGAATTGAAAATTTAGTAAAAGATCATGGAATAGAAGATCAACTAAAAGAAATTATAGTTCCTACAGAAGACGTAATAGAAATAAAAAATGGTAAGCAAAAAATCAACGAAAGAACTCTTTATCCAGGTTATGCTTTTGCGTGCTTAGATCTTGATACGGCTCTTTGGCACAGGATTCAGTCTTTACCAAAAGTTGGACGTTTTATTGGTGAGGCCAAAAAACCTACGCCATTATCTGAAAAAGATATAAATACTATTTTGGAAAAAGTTCAAAAAAGGGCTGCACCAAAACCTAAGATATTCTTTGAGGATGGTGAGAGTGTTCGTATAACAGAAGGTCCTTTTGCTAACTTTACAGGTATTGTTGAAGAATATGACATGATACATGGCAAACTTAGACTCAATGTTTCTATTTTTGGTAGAAGTACCCCTGTTGATATTTTGTATTCACAAGTTGAGAAGATAATTTAA
- a CDS encoding helix-turn-helix transcriptional regulator, whose amino-acid sequence MQVILFTQNSALNNIWRSYFTGNSDVKFIHNRKEFFSHINDDVDIIGIDIDVFKDNIDDVIKNIIEKSPNIKILILSNRPTINEGKHLLTLGVKGYANSHMRKTHFEDAFEAIFNGNIWLYQEFVQAMISELTGSYINSESEKADKRTDLSELSLREREIADLIYQGLTNNEISEKTGITLRTVKAHTSSIYSKLNVKDRIGLVLLMKQLDA is encoded by the coding sequence ATGCAAGTTATTTTATTTACACAAAATAGTGCATTAAACAATATTTGGAGAAGCTATTTTACTGGCAATAGCGATGTAAAATTTATACATAATAGAAAAGAGTTTTTTTCTCATATAAATGATGATGTTGATATTATAGGCATTGATATTGATGTTTTTAAAGATAATATTGATGATGTTATAAAAAATATAATTGAAAAATCACCAAATATAAAAATACTCATACTCTCAAATAGGCCAACGATAAACGAAGGCAAGCATCTGCTTACGCTTGGAGTCAAGGGCTATGCAAATTCTCACATGAGAAAGACACACTTTGAAGATGCTTTTGAGGCTATTTTTAATGGAAATATATGGCTTTACCAAGAATTTGTTCAGGCAATGATTAGTGAGCTAACCGGCTCATATATTAATAGTGAAAGTGAAAAGGCAGATAAAAGGACTGACCTCTCTGAGCTTAGTTTAAGGGAAAGAGAAATTGCAGATTTGATCTATCAGGGTCTAACAAATAATGAAATTTCAGAAAAAACAGGCATTACACTAAGAACAGTCAAAGCACATACAAGCTCGATTTATAGTAAGCTAAATGTAAAGGATAGAATAGGGCTTGTGCTTTTAATGAAGCAGCTTGACGCATAA
- a CDS encoding 50S ribosomal protein L7/L12, producing MAITKEDVLEFISNLSVLELSELVKEFEEKFGVSAAPVMVAGGAVAAGGAVAAAEEKTEFNIVLVDSGDKKINVIKVVRALTGLGLKEAKDAVEGTPSVLKEGVSKDEAEAAKKELEEAGAKVELK from the coding sequence ATGGCAATTACTAAAGAAGATGTATTAGAGTTTATATCTAATCTTTCTGTACTTGAACTTAGTGAACTTGTAAAAGAGTTCGAAGAGAAATTTGGTGTTAGCGCAGCTCCTGTAATGGTAGCTGGTGGTGCTGTTGCAGCAGGCGGTGCAGTAGCTGCAGCAGAGGAAAAAACAGAATTTAACATTGTCTTGGTTGATTCTGGCGATAAGAAAATTAATGTTATTAAAGTTGTTAGAGCGCTTACTGGTCTTGGTCTTAAAGAAGCTAAAGACGCAGTTGAGGGAACACCATCTGTTCTTAAAGAAGGTGTTAGCAAAGATGAGGCTGAGGCAGCTAAAAAAGAGCTTGAAGAAGCTGGTGCTAAGGTTGAACTTAAATAA
- a CDS encoding 50S ribosomal protein L11: MAKKVIGEIKLQIAATKANPSPPVGPALGQKGVNIMEFCKAFNERTKEMVGFNIPVVITVYADKSFTFITKQPPATDLIKKAAGITKGTDNPLKNKVGKLTKAQVLEIVEKKLVDLNTNDKEQAAKIIAGSARSMGVEVVD; encoded by the coding sequence ATGGCTAAAAAAGTTATAGGTGAAATAAAATTACAAATTGCTGCAACAAAAGCAAATCCTAGTCCACCAGTTGGTCCAGCTCTTGGACAAAAAGGTGTTAATATTATGGAATTTTGTAAAGCCTTTAATGAAAGAACAAAAGAGATGGTTGGGTTTAATATTCCAGTTGTTATAACTGTTTATGCTGATAAAAGTTTTACATTTATCACAAAACAGCCTCCTGCTACAGATCTTATTAAAAAGGCTGCAGGTATAACAAAAGGAACTGATAATCCTTTAAAAAATAAAGTAGGCAAATTGACAAAAGCTCAAGTTCTAGAAATAGTTGAGAAAAAACTTGTTGATTTAAATACAAACGATAAAGAGCAAGCAGCCAAGATTATTGCTGGTTCAGCTCGCTCAATGGGTGTCGAAGTAGTAGACTAA